Proteins from one Megalopta genalis isolate 19385.01 chromosome 1, iyMegGena1_principal, whole genome shotgun sequence genomic window:
- the LOC117218042 gene encoding 18S rRNA (guanine-N(7))-methyltransferase yields MLDRIHRWLPKNAQVSFLEENELTAESRRENRMSRRPEHLAPPDVFYNESEARKYTQSSRMIEIQEQMCKRAIELLLLPENISFLLLDIGCGSGISGSVIEEHGHTWVGIDISTAMLGVALEREVEGDLIIGDMGQGMPFKPGCFDGAISISALQWLCNADKKSHRPSKRIFQFFSTLYSCLSRSARAVFQFYPENNEQIELVTTQATKAGFYGGVVVDFPNSTKAKKFFLVLMTGGPVALPQALGVNDADTVISYAARREQIKKARGKPLKKSRDWIAEKKERRRRQGRNVPEDSKYTGRRRCGRF; encoded by the exons ATGTTAGATCGCATACACAGATGGTTACCGAAAAATGCACAAGTTTCATTTCT cgaagaaaacgagttgaCAGCGGAGTCGAGGAGAGAAAATAGAATGTCACGACGTCCAGAACATTTGGCTCCTCCCGATGTG TTCTACAATGAATCCGAAGCTCGCAAGTACACacaaag TTCTCGAATGATAGAAATTCAAGAGCAAATGTGCAAACGTGCTATAGAGCTACTTTTGTTGCCGGAAAACATAAGTTTCTTACTTCTTGATATTGGATGCGGTTCAGGTATAAGCGGTAGTGTTATCGAGGAACATGGACATACATGGGTCGGAATTGACATATCCACAGCAATGTTAG GCGTAGCATTGGAAAGAGAAGTGGAGGGTGATTTAATTATAGGAGATATGGGACAGGGAATGCCATTTAAACCAGGATGTTTCGACGGAGCGATCAGTATCTCTGCTTTACAATGGTTATGCAATGCTGATAAAAAATCGCATCGACCATCGAAGcgtatatttcaatttttttccaCGTTGTACTCGTGCCTTTCGAGGTCTGCCAGAGCTGTATTTCAATTTTACCCTGAAAACAACGAACAAATCGAATTAGTTACCACGCAAGCTACAAAAGCAGGTTTCTACGGCGGTGTGGTCGTCGACTTTCCCAACAGCACCAAAGCAAAAAAATTCTTTCTAGTTTTAATGACCGGTGGACCCGTCGCGCTTCCACAAGCTTTAGGTGTAAACGATGCCGATACCGTTATATCTTATGCAGCCAGAAG AGAACAGATCAAGAAAGCCAGAGGTAAACCATTAAAAAAGAGCAGAGATTGGATCGCCGAGAAAAAGGAAAGGCGACGAAGACAGGGAAGGAACGTTCCGGAAGATTCAAAGTACACCGGAAGGAGAAGATGCGGTCGATTTTGA
- the mRpL46 gene encoding mitochondrial ribosomal protein L46, translating into MLKRILMFHALKNAVVLSRGTTSSTAKIIFRGMSQVGIEIDRKWDLFGAVCLERHPIITKPMEDVEARYQEILKQIELENSLISDFEIQMKQELEHKWKIGSADESKEKIKTQTLQDIRDSYKEELMKFQFASRTNAEEDDQVTSLNRKLGKTLVLLVNERIGTDNFWIPPQTVHKCTETMIETARRTVEEFCGNNIGVQFYGNAPIGFYKYKYPKQLEGKDGAKIFYFLAKYINGDISSKLQHCWLDREELEKIVHPRLYRSLSQFLLPE; encoded by the exons ATGTTAAAAAGAATATTAATGTTCCATGCGTTGAAAAATGCGGTTGTTTTATCTCGAG GTACCACTTCGTCGACGGCAAAGATTATATTTCGAGGTATGTCACAAGTCGGTATCGAAATCGATAGAAAATGGGATTTGTTCGGTGCAGTTTGTTTAGAACGCCACCCAATAATTACAAAACCGATGGAAGATGTAGAAGCACGATATCAAGAGATATTAAAACAGATAGAATTAGAAAATAGTTTAATATCGGATTTtgaaatccaaatgaaacaagAACTAGAGCATAAATGGAAAATTGGATCTGCGGATGAAAGCAAAGAGAAAATTAAAACTCAAACTTTACAAGATATCAGAGACTCTTACAAAGAAGAATTAATGAAATTTCAGTTTGCATCGCGAACAAATG CCGAAGAAGATGATCAAGTAACATCGTTGAATCGTAAATTGGGCAAAACGTTGGTACTATTGGTAAATGAACGGATAGGGACCGATAATTTCTGGATTCCACCGCAAACCGTACATAAATGTACAGAAACTATGATAGAG aCCGCGCGAAGAACCGTGGAAGAATTTTGTGGTAATAATATAGGAGTACAATTTTATGGTAACGCACCGATTGGCTTTTATAAGTACAAATATCCGAAACAACTCGAGGGAAAGGATGGAgcaaaaatattctacttcCTAGCAAAATATATAAACGGAGATATTTCTTCCAAATTACAACACTGTTGGTTAGATAGGGAAGAACTAGAAAAAATTGTCCATCCTAGACTTTATAGAAGCTTGTCTCAATTTTTGCTGCCAGAATAA
- the Sec61beta gene encoding sec61 translocon subunit beta, which produces MPPGPSSTSVGLAGRSPSKAIAPRTGGSGTVRQRKTTTSTATRSRNPGADSGGMWRFYTDDSPGIKVGPVPVLVMSLLFIASVFMLHIWGKYTRS; this is translated from the exons ATG CCTCCAGGCCCCAGCTCAACTTCCGTTGGACTCGCTGGTCGTTCGCCCAGTAAAGCCATAGCACCTAGAACAGGTGGTAGTGGCACCGTTAGGCAAAGAAAGACGACAACAAGTACCGCGACCAGGAGCAGAAATCCGGGCGCCGATTCCGGTGGTATGTGGAGGTTTTACACGGACGATTCGCCCGGTATCAAAGT AGGACCGGTGCCCGTTCTCGTGATGTCTCTTCTCTTCATCGCGTCCGTATTTATGCTTCATATCTGGGGAAAATACACCAGATCTTAA